The proteins below are encoded in one region of Polypterus senegalus isolate Bchr_013 chromosome 2, ASM1683550v1, whole genome shotgun sequence:
- the LOC120524569 gene encoding olfactory receptor 52H1-like, translating into MMSFDNSSSLILEGFIVPQEARVPLFILTLTAYIIIVIANSTLLFVIVFHRSLHEPMYLMLCNMVVCDLIGSTALMPRLMSDFLTDTRIISFEACVIQAFCIHSYATSAHLILTSMALDRYIAICDPLRYNIIMNTKTLVKMCAFSWGCAFVLVVILLTLTVRLTRCRSLIVHAYCFNGSLFVLSCSDTTVNNIYGLFITYFVTTSSFLVIAWTYVKILIACLFKSQSNCKRKAIHTCATHLTVYFVFETTVLFSIIALRFPNITPNATKAIGTLMITIPPFLNPIIYGIHTKQIRNNFIKFFQTKIVPTKQMQ; encoded by the coding sequence ATGATGTCTTTTGATAACTCATCAAGTCTAATCTTGGAGGGTTTTATTGTTCCACAAGAAGCAAGAGTACCTCTGTTTATCTTAACACTTACTGCATACATAATCATTGTAATTGCTAATTCCACCttattatttgtgattgttttccACAGGAGCTTGCATGAGCCAATGTACTTGATGCTATGTAACATGGTTGTTTGTGATTTAATTGGAAGTACAGCATTAATGCCTAGACTAATGTCTGACTTCTTGACTGACACAAGAATTATCTCATTTGAAGCTTGTGTTATTCAAGCATTTTGCATCCATTCATATGCTACTTCTGCTCACCTTATCCTAACATCAATGGCATTAGACAGGTATATTGCCATATGCGATCCATTAAGATACAATATTATTATGAACACCAAAACCCTtgtaaaaatgtgtgcattttcttGGGGATGTGCTTTTGTTTTAGTTGTTATTCTCTTAACACTTACTGTTAGACTAACAAGATGTCGATCACTAATAGTGCATGCATATTGCTTTAATGGATCTTTATTTGTTTTGTCATGTTCTGATACAACTGTGAACAACATCTATGGACTCTTCATTACTTATTTTGTTACCACTTCATCATTTTTAGTAATTGCATGGACATATGTCAAAATATTAATTGCATGCTTATTCAAATCACAAAGTAACTGCAAAAGAAAAGCCATCCATACATGTGCTACACATCtgacagtttattttgtatttgaaacAACTGTGTTGTTTTCAATTATAGCTTTGAGATTTCCAAACATCACCCCCAATGCAACAAAAGCAATAGGCACATTAATGATAACTATACCACCTTTTCTTAACCCAATAATTTATGGTATTCATACAAAACAAATTCGCAATAACTTCATcaaattttttcaaacaaaaatagtTCCCACTAAACAAATGCAATAA